From a single Sulfolobus sp. E5-1-F genomic region:
- a CDS encoding chlorite dismutase family protein, whose amino-acid sequence MSQSSSAYFYISSIKLSNRWWSSSREERRNIINEIESVESQFKNNLISLKKYISLRNDSDIIYWVTSSETSKLIEFKYTLLSKLRDLGYESLSLFSIYRSSPYTRGNFDIKKVLSLEPLRYFVAYPMKKDVEWYLLPFEEREKIMKEHIETARTHPKNKGIRSYTTYSFGVGDYEFVVVYEIPDIESWVEVVEALREVKARKWITKEEPILVGELKGLDLFLI is encoded by the coding sequence ATGAGCCAAAGTAGTTCAGCTTACTTTTACATTTCATCAATAAAACTTTCAAATAGATGGTGGAGTAGTAGTAGAGAGGAGAGAAGAAATATAATAAATGAGATAGAATCTGTGGAATCGCAGTTTAAGAATAATCTAATTTCACTAAAAAAATACATTTCTCTTAGGAATGATAGTGATATTATCTATTGGGTAACTTCCTCCGAAACGTCAAAATTGATAGAATTTAAATATACTTTACTTTCCAAACTAAGGGATTTAGGTTATGAATCATTATCTTTGTTTTCCATTTATAGGTCGTCTCCATATACAAGAGGAAATTTTGACATTAAGAAGGTTCTCTCATTAGAGCCTTTAAGGTATTTTGTAGCATATCCCATGAAAAAGGATGTAGAATGGTATCTTCTTCCATTTGAAGAAAGGGAAAAAATAATGAAAGAGCATATTGAAACTGCTCGAACTCATCCAAAAAACAAGGGAATTAGGTCATATACTACTTACTCTTTTGGGGTTGGCGATTACGAGTTCGTTGTAGTTTATGAGATTCCAGATATAGAGAGTTGGGTTGAAGTTGTAGAGGCTCTTAGAGAAGTCAAGGCAAGAAAATGGATAACAAAAGAAGAACCAATACTTGTGGGAGAGCTAAAGGGCCTAGATCTATTTCTAATTTAA
- a CDS encoding NTPase, protein MIYLMSAESNKALRIFITGNPGVGKTTILLFLINKLIESNYKVAGFYCPEVRENGRRIGFRIVDISTNEGDWLAKENAIGRIKIGKYTVLEDNAKRIAEITLSNISKADILAIDEIGPMELKIPIVKKLIETTLNSQKPLIAVLHKTQKPMGGRTYVITVENRDSIKYEILNYILSSLD, encoded by the coding sequence TTGATATACTTAATGTCAGCAGAATCAAATAAGGCCTTAAGAATATTTATAACTGGTAATCCTGGTGTCGGAAAAACTACAATATTACTCTTTTTAATTAATAAATTAATTGAAAGCAATTATAAGGTTGCAGGATTCTATTGCCCAGAGGTGAGAGAAAATGGAAGAAGAATAGGTTTTAGAATAGTAGATATATCCACTAATGAAGGAGACTGGTTAGCTAAGGAAAATGCAATTGGGAGAATAAAAATAGGGAAGTATACCGTGTTAGAAGATAATGCTAAAAGAATAGCTGAAATTACACTATCTAACATTAGCAAGGCAGACATTTTGGCAATAGACGAAATTGGACCAATGGAGCTAAAAATACCTATAGTAAAGAAACTAATTGAGACTACCCTAAATAGTCAAAAGCCTTTAATTGCAGTATTGCATAAAACACAAAAACCCATGGGAGGAAGAACATACGTAATTACTGTTGAAAATAGAGATTCTATAAAGTATGAGATTTTGAATTATATATTAAGTAGTCTAGATTAA
- a CDS encoding NAD+ synthase: MHEYIRRSLTIDCEAVTNYIVERIREYLEFSKKKGGVIGVSGGIDSAVTATLLAKATDNFFILLMPSSSTPKIDLEDSFEMIRLLNAQNKYKLINIDEIVNLFSNKIETDNKYIIGNIKARVRMIILYAYAQMLDYLVVGTGDKSELLLGYFTKYGDGGADILPIGDLYKTQVRMLGKCLGIPERIITKPSSPALWEGQTAEGELGIDYETIDSILYLRFDEMRSEDEIVKMLGIPLDTIKKVDRLVKISQHKRLPPEIFRLSGRAINSDWRFPRRWA; encoded by the coding sequence ATGCACGAATACATTAGAAGATCACTTACAATAGATTGTGAAGCTGTAACTAATTATATTGTAGAAAGGATAAGAGAGTATCTTGAATTTAGCAAGAAGAAAGGTGGGGTGATAGGAGTAAGTGGAGGAATAGATTCAGCAGTAACAGCAACGTTACTTGCTAAAGCTACCGATAATTTCTTTATACTTCTCATGCCTTCATCTTCAACGCCAAAGATAGATTTGGAAGACTCTTTCGAAATGATAAGACTCCTCAACGCACAAAATAAGTATAAATTGATTAATATAGATGAAATTGTGAACTTATTCTCAAATAAAATAGAAACAGATAACAAATACATAATAGGTAACATAAAAGCTAGAGTTAGGATGATAATACTTTACGCGTATGCGCAAATGTTAGATTACCTAGTAGTAGGAACCGGGGATAAGAGTGAGCTACTATTGGGATATTTCACAAAGTATGGAGATGGAGGTGCTGATATTTTACCAATAGGTGATTTGTATAAGACACAAGTTAGGATGCTAGGAAAATGTTTAGGAATACCGGAAAGGATAATTACAAAACCAAGCTCCCCAGCCTTATGGGAAGGACAAACTGCTGAAGGCGAATTAGGAATCGATTACGAAACAATAGATTCAATATTATACTTAAGATTTGACGAAATGAGAAGTGAAGATGAGATAGTGAAAATGCTAGGAATCCCTTTAGATACTATTAAAAAAGTTGATAGACTAGTTAAAATCTCTCAGCACAAAAGACTACCTCCAGAGATATTTAGATTAAGTGGTAGAGCCATAAACTCAGATTGGAGGTTTCCTAGAAGATGGGCATAA
- a CDS encoding nitrilase-related carbon-nitrogen hydrolase yields the protein MGIKVELAQIRSYPGDVYRNYKKHLEIIETSTADCVIFPELSLTGYIIKDLTYEIYKDAEEATHKIAERVNKCVVFGTIKEVRKGILRNSAAVIINGKLDYIFKFYLPTYGLFEERRYFQRGDPLKDLKIFEYRDLKFGVVICEDAWHPEPIEALSLMGADAIFVPSASPMRKLSEKLAIEESWDSLLKAHSLMNTVWTVFTNVVGSQEEEYFWGGSRVVSPLGDVKLKLKLFYEDRGVTELTENELLRARFFSSYRDHIREFHSILDKL from the coding sequence ATGGGCATAAAAGTCGAATTAGCTCAAATAAGATCTTATCCTGGAGATGTATATAGAAACTATAAGAAACATTTAGAGATCATAGAGACCAGCACTGCAGACTGTGTAATCTTTCCTGAACTCTCCTTAACTGGTTACATTATTAAAGATCTGACATATGAGATATATAAGGATGCAGAGGAGGCTACACATAAAATAGCAGAGAGAGTTAATAAGTGTGTAGTATTTGGAACAATAAAGGAAGTTAGGAAAGGAATATTAAGGAATTCAGCGGCAGTTATCATTAATGGGAAATTAGATTATATATTTAAGTTTTATCTCCCAACATATGGATTATTTGAAGAAAGAAGGTACTTCCAAAGAGGAGATCCACTAAAGGATTTGAAAATCTTTGAGTATAGGGATTTAAAATTCGGAGTAGTAATTTGTGAAGATGCATGGCACCCAGAGCCAATAGAGGCTCTATCACTTATGGGAGCTGACGCAATTTTCGTACCTTCTGCTTCGCCAATGCGAAAACTAAGTGAAAAGTTGGCAATAGAAGAGAGTTGGGATTCACTTTTGAAGGCTCACTCATTAATGAATACTGTTTGGACTGTTTTCACAAACGTTGTAGGTAGTCAAGAGGAAGAGTACTTTTGGGGAGGATCTAGAGTGGTTTCACCATTAGGAGATGTAAAACTTAAACTAAAACTATTTTATGAGGATAGGGGAGTTACGGAGCTTACTGAGAATGAGTTGCTTAGGGCTAGGTTCTTTAGTAGCTATAGAGATCATATAAGGGAGTTTCATTCAATTCTTGATAAGCTATAA
- a CDS encoding ArsR/SmtB family transcription factor, translated as MLLRLDEIFQNKGWDTRKKILNELKNKPQTAYELSKKLGLNYSTVKYHLEILEKVGLINVNRYKTKYFYVISKNYKIVEKYLEEEIAKR; from the coding sequence ATGCTACTAAGATTGGATGAGATCTTCCAAAACAAGGGATGGGATACAAGAAAAAAGATATTAAATGAATTGAAAAATAAACCGCAGACAGCTTATGAATTGTCTAAAAAGTTAGGATTGAATTATTCTACAGTGAAGTATCATTTAGAAATTTTAGAAAAAGTTGGACTAATAAACGTAAATAGATACAAGACAAAATATTTTTATGTAATTTCAAAGAACTATAAAATAGTTGAAAAGTATTTAGAGGAGGAAATAGCAAAAAGATAG
- a CDS encoding lysine exporter LysO family protein: MNSISIFFIILYLIFLVIGKIKYVKRVEKIVDIVVILLILSISYWAGEEIASNQIFGLLINSLILGTLSIIITYFSGVAIRHFSNTKPLMKAKREKMIISNSNKQTIIKYMLPFVIGWILGLLFHISNTIIVSLVDYELYALASVLGYIMGKDVSRKVILRSSKDSLISLFITILGDIILALVMYMLHVTTFTISLAIALASGWYSYVGPLVAVNSDPYLGTLAFLVNFLREQLTYVLVPLLLKLKFEPRSAIAVGGATSMDTTLPLYVEVLGKDYALSAMISGVILTIVIPIILPLIV, encoded by the coding sequence TTGAACAGTATCTCAATATTTTTCATAATACTATATCTAATATTTTTAGTTATAGGTAAGATAAAATATGTAAAAAGAGTTGAGAAAATCGTAGACATTGTAGTTATCCTTCTCATACTATCAATCTCGTATTGGGCAGGGGAAGAAATTGCGAGTAATCAAATATTTGGTTTGCTTATAAACTCATTAATACTAGGCACATTATCAATAATTATTACATACTTTTCCGGAGTGGCAATAAGGCACTTCAGTAATACGAAACCATTAATGAAGGCTAAAAGAGAAAAGATGATTATCAGCAACAGTAATAAACAGACGATAATAAAATACATGCTACCTTTTGTGATTGGATGGATACTCGGATTATTGTTTCATATTAGCAACACTATTATCGTGAGCTTAGTAGATTACGAGTTATATGCTTTAGCCTCAGTATTGGGCTATATTATGGGAAAGGACGTTAGCCGTAAAGTAATCCTAAGGAGTAGCAAAGATTCCTTAATCTCATTATTTATAACAATTCTTGGTGATATAATACTAGCTTTAGTTATGTACATGCTACACGTAACTACCTTTACAATTTCGCTTGCTATTGCATTGGCTAGTGGATGGTACAGCTATGTTGGACCACTGGTAGCAGTAAACTCTGATCCATACTTAGGTACCTTAGCTTTTCTTGTAAATTTCCTAAGAGAACAACTAACTTATGTTTTAGTTCCTCTTCTTCTTAAATTGAAATTTGAACCTAGATCTGCAATTGCAGTGGGAGGTGCAACATCAATGGATACTACGCTCCCACTTTATGTAGAAGTTTTGGGAAAAGATTATGCCTTGTCTGCAATGATCTCAGGGGTAATATTAACGATCGTAATACCAATTATTTTACCACTAATAGTCTAA
- a CDS encoding class I SAM-dependent methyltransferase, with translation MSDEWIKIFESDFYVREMIKVWDEGEKWANWIDEVVSKYKLEKKVLDVPCGIGRVSYFLANRGYKITGIDISEKMISMARTNIQNGKFIIGDMRKIKEIIGDEKYDLVINIYNSLGYYSEEDDLKILESLRNSTKKILVINLDNRDYIIYNRPNEYYTYIPPYLVYSKVDFEQETSRLIIYRKYYINDKEVGEITYKQRLYSIHEILALLKKAGLNPVEVVSGYSWKKFSIMDPEMTIIATPA, from the coding sequence ATGAGCGATGAATGGATTAAGATCTTTGAGTCTGATTTTTACGTTCGTGAAATGATAAAGGTATGGGACGAGGGAGAAAAGTGGGCCAACTGGATAGATGAAGTAGTAAGTAAATACAAGCTTGAAAAGAAGGTTCTTGATGTACCTTGTGGAATTGGTAGGGTTTCATATTTCCTCGCAAATAGGGGCTATAAGATTACTGGAATAGATATTTCAGAAAAAATGATATCGATGGCGAGAACTAATATTCAAAACGGAAAATTCATAATAGGTGATATGAGAAAAATAAAGGAAATAATTGGTGACGAAAAATATGATCTTGTCATAAATATCTATAATAGTCTTGGATATTATTCCGAAGAAGATGACCTAAAAATTTTAGAATCTTTAAGAAATAGTACAAAGAAGATATTAGTAATTAACCTAGATAATAGAGACTATATAATATATAATAGACCAAATGAGTACTATACTTATATACCACCGTATTTAGTGTACTCTAAAGTGGACTTTGAGCAAGAAACTTCCAGGCTAATAATATATAGAAAATACTACATAAATGACAAGGAAGTAGGAGAGATAACTTACAAGCAAAGGTTATATAGCATCCATGAGATTTTAGCCCTACTCAAAAAGGCTGGATTAAATCCAGTGGAAGTGGTATCAGGATATTCTTGGAAAAAATTCAGCATAATGGATCCGGAAATGACAATAATAGCTACGCCAGCTTAG
- the asd gene encoding aspartate-semialdehyde dehydrogenase, protein MRRTLKAAILGSTGLVGIEYVRMLTNHPYIKVGYLAGKGSVGKPYEEVVRWQTVGQVPKEIADMEVKPTDPKLMDDVDIVFSPLPQGAAGPVEEEFAKHGFPVISNSPDHRFDPDVPLLIPEINPHTISLIDKQRESRDWRGFIVTTPLCTAQGAAIPLAPIYMNFRIDSSLITTIQSLSGAGYPGIPSLDVVDNVLPLGDNYDNKTVKEISRILSEARRMVNDDNDLSLGATTHRIATIHGHYEVIYVTFKEDISVEKIRETLDSFRGEPQKLKLPTAPEKPILLTNQDARPQVYFDRWAGDPPGMSVVVGRLSQINRRTIRLVSVIHNTVRGAAGGGILTAELLVEKGYIDKR, encoded by the coding sequence ATGAGAAGAACACTTAAGGCAGCAATCTTGGGGTCAACCGGGTTAGTTGGGATAGAATACGTTAGAATGTTAACGAATCATCCATATATTAAAGTGGGATATCTAGCCGGAAAAGGTTCGGTAGGTAAACCTTATGAAGAAGTTGTAAGATGGCAAACTGTAGGTCAAGTTCCAAAGGAAATAGCTGACATGGAAGTAAAACCAACTGACCCTAAATTAATGGATGATGTGGATATTGTATTCTCCCCCTTGCCGCAAGGTGCTGCTGGTCCAGTAGAAGAGGAATTCGCTAAACATGGATTCCCCGTAATTAGCAATTCTCCAGATCATAGATTTGATCCTGACGTACCATTGCTGATACCAGAAATAAATCCACACACGATATCGCTTATTGATAAGCAAAGGGAAAGTCGTGATTGGAGGGGTTTTATAGTCACTACACCATTATGTACTGCTCAAGGAGCTGCGATTCCGTTAGCACCGATATACATGAACTTTAGAATAGATAGTAGCTTGATAACAACCATTCAATCGTTGTCAGGAGCAGGTTATCCTGGAATACCTTCACTAGATGTCGTAGATAATGTATTGCCCCTTGGTGACAATTACGATAATAAAACGGTTAAGGAGATTAGTAGGATATTAAGTGAGGCGAGAAGGATGGTCAATGATGATAATGATCTGTCATTAGGTGCGACAACTCATAGAATAGCAACCATTCATGGTCACTATGAGGTAATTTACGTCACTTTTAAAGAAGATATTAGTGTAGAAAAGATCAGAGAGACCCTAGATTCTTTTAGAGGAGAACCGCAGAAATTAAAATTACCCACGGCCCCAGAAAAACCCATCCTTTTAACTAATCAAGATGCGAGACCTCAAGTGTATTTCGATAGATGGGCAGGAGATCCACCTGGAATGAGCGTAGTTGTAGGGAGATTAAGCCAGATAAATAGGAGAACTATTAGATTAGTCTCAGTAATTCATAACACTGTAAGAGGTGCTGCTGGAGGAGGTATATTAACAGCCGAACTCTTGGTCGAGAAAGGTTATATTGATAAGAGGTAA